One part of the Mya arenaria isolate MELC-2E11 chromosome 3, ASM2691426v1 genome encodes these proteins:
- the LOC128225836 gene encoding protein draper-like has translation MENQFTLPFNPTPDTNSYPTDGIFDIRFSATQARYVRLILKRTSITPKDSYPIVICEVEVFGPNGFFGPYCKYACGNCSPGSTCSAQTGHCPKGCDNGFKGVFCKQKCIHGTYGLNCAENCGHCRDGLYCNTHNGYCMAGCARGYRGVKCEDGCPNGLYGYDCAFSCHCKSEEDMCDPENGSCFNGCAIGWGGQNCSSDLSIIKHDSHGVNAVQNSTYLTCNASNTFNGKTLMHATDNDTLLCQACSATTETTDPWLQIDLGQMFSVGYIRVYGRGGNQQSSNLFLSASNVSLLTSDGSDSIANITNASISGTIVELPLPRTFQYLVIRKTGVSVMSICEIGLYGKECPSDGSFGDRCRSSCHCRDSEKCNILTGKCTSPGCFQGWRGIACNISCLHNKFGRDCSETCHCYGDGECDQYNGTCKANKCEPGWRTASCDAECGNGTFGDDCESICNCAQCHHVNGSCSLYQSSCFDGYEGDTCSKLKIQNHVNVGAIAGGTVAAIVVIAIG, from the exons ATGGAAAACCAATTCACGTTGCCATTTAATCCGACACCAGATACAAACAGTTACCCAACAGACGGAATATTCGACATCCGTTTTTCTGCTACACAAGCCAGATATGTGCGCTTGATTTTAAAAAGGACAAGTATTACACCAAAAGATAGCTATCCTATAGTtatatgtgaggttgaagtgtttGGACCTAATG GATTCTTTGGACCATATTGTAAATATGCATGTGGAAATTGCTCGCCTGGATCAACATGCAGTGCGCAAACAGGACATTGCCCTAAAGGATGTGACAATGGATTTAAAGGGGTTTTTTGCAAACAAA AATGCATACATGGAACATACGGACTAAACTGTGCAGAAAACTGTGGACACTGCAGAGATGGATTGTATTGTAACACACATAATGGGTACTGTATGGCTGGCTGTGCGCGGGGTTACCGAGGTGTAAAATGTGAAGACG GATGTCCAAATGGTTTGTACGGTTATGACTGTGCATTTTCATGTCATTGCAAGAGTGAGGAAGATATGTGTGACCCTGAAAACGGCAGTTGCTTCAACGGTTGTGCTATCGGGTGGGGTGGACAAAACTGCAGTTCTG ATTTAAGCATCATTAAACATGACAGCCATGGTGTAAACGCCGTACAAAACAGTACATACCTCACGTGTAACGCATCAAATACGTTCAACGGGAAAACCCTGATGCATGCTACAGATAACGACACATTGCTCTGTCAAGCGTGCAGTGCGACAACAGAAACAACCGATCCCTGGCTTCAGATAGATTTAGGACAAATGTTTTCAGTAGGATACATAAGGGTGTATGGTC GTGGTGGAAACCAACAGAGTTCAAACTTGTTTCTATCTGCAAGCAATGTATCATTATTAACTAGCGATGGTTCTGACTCTATAGCTAACATTACAAATGCATCCATATCTGGAACAATAGTGGAACTTCCATTGCCTAGAACGTTTCAGTATTTGGTTATAAGAAAAACTGGCGTTTCAGTGATGTCTATATGTGAAATTGGTTTATATGGAAAGG aGTGTCCGAGTGATGGTAGTTTTGGTGATAGATGTCGGAGTAGCTGCCACTGTAGAGATAGCGAGAAGTGTAACATTTTAACAGGAAAATGCACCTCTCCAGGCTGCTTTCAGGGATGGAGAGGCATCGCCTGTAATATAT CGTGTTTACATAACAAGTTTGGACGAGACTGTTCCGAAACATGCCATTGCTATGGTGATGGTGAATGTGATCAATATAACGGTACTTGCAAGGCTAATAAATGTGAACCAGGATGGCGAACAGCTTCATGTGATGCTG AGTGTGGAAACGGAACTTTTGGTGATGACTGCGAGAGTATCTGCAATTGTGCGCAATGTCATCACGTTAATGGTTCATGCAGCCTGTACCAAAGTTCATGTTTTGACGGTTACGAAGGAGATACTTGTAGTA aacttaaaatacaaaatcatgtaAACGTAGGAGCGATCGCAGGAGGGACCGTTGCCGCCATAGTTGTAATTGCTATCGGG
- the LOC128225837 gene encoding receptor-type tyrosine-protein phosphatase epsilon-like gives MKNTCKHLYDEFATLTTGLVHKHDVAAQEKNKGKNRYKEMYAYDHSRVPLQTDKPDESDYINACFINGYEKVNKFIASQGPTKNMIDDFWRMIWQQKADKIVMLTNLIEMASIKCKQYWPEKGDTCSYGGIDISYIDTREFQDYNVRTWEVVKTGSKPRRIRQFHFKTWPDKDVPDSAWCLVDFWKAVDTNSATNESPIVVHCSAGVGRTGTFIALDNLIYQAKAEKCVRLLQMVQTLRRQRVNMVQTKEQYVYLHEAVAEALLIGTHHVYSKQFDSFYKHMVNKELRSPRTRIEEQFDLIEKGVTEESVQEVGPEYGNIESMRSEIDAYRPNLNKRGSNFVQNLGTIFLPNYANKNTFLVAMSPTEQTLEEFWSLIEEQHITTLIMLTPQSHTAYKVVKTCQYLGSMDGKQIGNFVVNCIHEKKNKEFQEKCFSFKDVNNEDEDYLTTIRQFEFSAWREGEDTPTSVQPMLDMLEAVNRWQPHLLEKRPILIHCESGFHRSGLIAVLLNEFHRIQANKGQINIVESVKTMKQRNKDIVQSPTQLRYIYNVIQEHVKQMDVYQNM, from the exons ATGAAGAATACCTGTAAACATCTCTATGACGAATTTGCG ACTTTGACAACAGGGCTCGTCCATAAACATGACGTGGCAGCCCAAGAAAAAAACAAGGGCAAGAACAGATACAAGGAAATGTATGCAT ACGACCATTCACGGGTGCCACTCCAAACAGATAAGCCAGACGAGTCTGACTATATCAATGCTTGTTTCATCAAT gGTTacgaaaaagtaaacaaatttaTCGCATCACAAG GTCCTACGAAGAACATGATTGATGACTTCTGGAGAATGATTTGGCAACAGAAAGCTGACAAAATTGTGATGCTGACAAACCTCATAGAAATGGCTTCG attaaGTGCAAACAGTACTGGCCAGAGAAAGGTGACACTTGTTCATATGGTGGCATAGATATATCATACATCGACACAAGAGAATTCCAAGACTACAATGTACGGACCTGGGAAGTGGTTAAG ACTGGCAGTAAACCACGTCGAATACGCCAGTTCCATTTCAAAACTTGGCCTGACAAGGACGTTCCAGACAGTGCTTGGTGCCTCGTCGACTTCTGGAAAGCTGTTGACACTAATAGCGCAACAAATGAATCACCGATTGTTGTACACTGCAG TGCTGGAGTTGGTCGTACAGGAACATTCATCGCACTTGATAACCTTATATACCAGGCTAAAGCAGAAAAGTGCGTTCGGCTTCTACAAATGGTGCAGACACTGCGCAGACAGAGGGTGAATATGGTGCAGACGAAG GAACAGTACGTGTATCTCCACGAAGCTGTAGCAGAGGCCTTGCTGATCGGGACACACCACGTGTATTCCAAGCAGTTTGATAGTTTCTACAAGCACATGGTCAACAAAGAGCTACGATCGCCGAGGACGAGGATTGAGGAACAGTTCGAT TTGATTGAAAAGGGAGTAACAGAGGAGTCGGTGCAGGAAGTTGGTCCCGAATATGGAAACATAGAGTCCATGCGATCGGAAA TAGATGCATATCGCCCTAACCTGAACAAAAGAGGATCTAACTTTGTTCAAAATCTCGGAACTATTTTCTTACCG AACTACGCCAACAAGAACACGTTCCTCGTAGCAATGTCGCCGACAGAACAAACGCTGGAAGAATTCTGGTCCCTGATTGAGGAACAACACATCACCACCCTAATCATGCTGACGCCACAATCACATACCGCATACAAGGTTGTGAAG acATGCCAGTACTTAGGAAGCATGGACGGGAAACAGATCGGCAATTTTGTTGTCAACTGTATCCATGAAAAGAAGAACAAAGAATTCCAAGAAAAGTGTTTCTCATTCAAAGACGTAAACAACGAG GACGAGGATTACCTGACCACAATACGTCAGTTTGAGTTTTCGGCTTGGCGGGAAGGCGAGGACACGCCAACATCGGTACAGCCCATGTTAGATATGCTGGAGGCAGTCAACAGGTGGCAGCCTCATCTCCTCGAGAAAAGACCTATCCTCATACATTGCGA ATCCGGATTTCATCGCAGTGGATTGATAGCTGTACTTCTGAATGAATTTCATCGGATTCAAGCAAACAAGGGTCAGATCAACATTGTGGAAAGcgtgaaaacaatgaaacaacGGAACAAAGATATTGTACAGAGTCCG ACCCAACTTCGATACATCTACAACGTCATACAAGAACATGTAAAACAGATggatgtttatcaaaatatgtag